CCGTGTACGTTGTCACGCGCTTCCTCTTCGTCAAAGAAAGAAGTATTAACTTTGATATTATATTCATCGTCAAGCTTAGCCAGCATCACGCGATTAATAATCAGATCACCGGACCGCTTGAGCGATATTTGCCCAGTTCGCTCGTTGGCCGCGATGGAAACAGGCATGAGGAAAATCGGAGCATTCGCAGGACTTCCATCGTCGCTAGCTTTCCAATTCGCGAAGCCTAAGGCAACAAATAGCGTCTGAAGCCCACGCTCTTCTTCGTTGCTCTTGGCAACCGAACGGATTTCTTTTGCTTTTGCATTCTCCGTCGTGGTAAGGTCATCGCCGAAGAAGTCAGCGAGCGTGCGCGTTTCGCCTGCAACGAGCCTGGTAACTGGTTCATGCGACAGGTTTGAAGAAAGCTGGAGTGTTCCGCGTTTGAGCTCGCGATAATAGATGAGGCGGTTGCGTCGGCTGAAGTCCATAAGGCGCCTGACCCAGGCGTCGCGCTGAGCTAGTAACTGTGGCGAGGGCGGCGCCTCCGAAACTGGGACGTCCAGTGACTTCGCTTCTATCATACTGCCCGGACCAACCGCGCATCTGGCGCTGTACTCATTGCGACTAACCGCGAAGCTCGACGCGTACGATGTGCGCAGTGTTCACGAGACTACGTGCGCCTGTATTGTCACGGAGCGTGACGACGCGCGCTCCTTTGGAAAGGGCGTCGCTAAGCTCGGCTTCGTGTAGATGACTCAGGGTCAATGTCGTTCCGTCGGAAAAGTGCACGACGATCTCGCGGGCCAACGTGTCCTCCAGCTGCCAAAGAGGCTGCCCGCCCCACTAGCAACTCGGGCTCGCCTACTACGAGTGTTGAGCGCCCTAAGCAACCGTGAGGCCGAGAGCCGGGTTCCTAAGCTCGGATTCGAGCCCAACCCCTCGGTTTGCTGCTTGGACCGTAATTGGCTCCGGTCGACGTGATCAGCCGGTCCGCATGGTCGCTTAAGCCCAGTTGCTAGGGCGAAGGTAACACCGATCACGGCGCACTGCTTGCGCGATACGCACGCATCGTTCTGGCGAAAGGGCCCTGGCGCCGAAACTGGTGAACAAACGTCTGGGCCATGCCAACATTAGCATCACGGCCGGGTGCTACTTACAAGTTATTGGGAAAGAGATGCTAAGGGCCCGCGTGTTAGACTGGCGCGACGTCTCGGCATCGACGTCTTCAGGGCCAAGTTCGTCGAAGGCTACGGACGCCATACTTTGACTGCCTGCTGGAGCGCTCGGGAAACGATACTATGAGAGTGATACTTCGAGCAGGTTGATACCTCACACGACTCGGCCGAGATCGAAGACATCCTCGCCCAGTTAAGGGCAAGCCTCAACTAGGCACGACCGATACGGACCCGACTACTTCGTTATAACGTACCGGCCGGCGCCGTGCTCGATGCTTTCGTCAAACGCTTAGACGAGGGCGAGGATCAGAGCACGTGGCCCTGGGAACTCAGCTGCCGCAAAAGATGAACGCGCAGATACAATCACTCTCCGTGACGATTCTGCGATAAATTGCGGCCCTGCCACCCTTCGAAACAAGCTCAGGGAGACACGCATAAATCGCCCTTCGACAGGCTCTGGGTGAGACGCATGAATCACCCTTCGACAAGCTCAGGGTGACACGTTAGATTGGGATGGCCGGGAGTCGAACCCGGACGCCCTTTCGGGCTGCAGATTTTCGCACCACTATGACTTTCGCCACCGCGCGATCGCGTTTGTGGTCCGGACTGTGCCTTGACCGTATGAGATGTTGCGTCTCACTTAGGCCGCGCCCATCCAGTCTCTACACCTTCTTCGACTCATCGAAGCTTGGCTCGGCGTTGTCACGTCGCAAAACAGAGAGTTCGCCGAATTTGAGCGCATCCCGTAAGCCGTTTCCATGCTTACGGCTCAACGGATCTCGTTAAGTCTGCTGTGTCTGCCTATTCCACCACCATCCCAAAGCGAGCGAGGTCCTGCGGCGTCGCGTTCCTGCAAGAGAATGCCGAGCAGTAAGTCGGCAGTCGTCGCGATCGCCCGATCGCGGCCGATGAGTTCGAGTGCGGTGTCGAGCACGATGATCCCCGCCGGAAGAATGTCGGCGCGCTGGCGTTTCATGCCGGCGACGCGTTTACGCTCGTCGAGCGTCATCGCCAGCAAACGCTCGAGCCAGCGCTGAAGATCCGCGCGCGTCAGCGACGACGAGCCGTGGGGCGACGGCCGGCCGCGGACGATTGCGGCGGTCGTCGTCGCACTCCCGCCGACGAATGCGAGTTGGTCGACGGCGGCGCAATCGGTCAGCGGTTTGAGCGCGTCGCGAGCGATCGCTCGTGCTTTTTCAACGGCCGAAGTATCGGGCGCGCCGTCGCGGCCTGCGAGCGACGGGACGGCTTCGGTCAAACGTACGGCGCCGATCTCGCACGAAACCACGCTCTCGGGCTCCAAGGAATCGCCCGTTGCATACTCGGTGCTGCCGCCGCCCATATCGAGCACGCCAACACGTTCGCCGCGCAGTTTTTCAAAGGCCGTGAGCGCTCCGCGATACGATGCTTTCGCTTCTTCTTCGCCCGAGAGTACGCGCAAGGAAACGCCGGTTAACGCCGTAACGCGCTGCGCGAACTCGTCGCCGTTCTCGGCGCGGCGAAGCGCGCTCGTGCCGACGGCAAACAGCCGCACGTAGTGGCCGCGCACCGCACGCGTCAGTTGCGCAAGCGCGTCGAGCGTGCGCTGCATCGGCTCGTCACCGAGCCGGCCACGCTCGCCCAATCCCTCGCCGATGCGCGTGCCGATGCTGCGGGCGACCTCAATCCGGGGGTTTTCCGGATCAATATCGGCAAGTAGCAGACGAGTGGAGTTCGTGCCGATCGAGACGATCGCGTATCGCTTGCTCATGCGCGGGCTTCGAAGACGCGACTACTCGGTGCGATGCTTGGACTCGAAGAGTGCCGCGCGGCGTTTCTTTCGCAAGAAATGGCGCTCGGCCGCCGGCGGCCGATCGGGCGGTTCCCACTCTTCGGTGCTTTTGAGATACGACGAAATTTTCTCTTCGAGGCTTTCGTCGCGGATTTGCGGCGCGAGCGACACGGCGTAACGGCGGCCGTCGCGCCGCACTTCGAAGGCGAGGCGCTGGCGGCTGGTCAGCGAGCGTTCGTATTGAACGCGATGGCTCTCCACATCGGCGGCGCTGGCGGTGGCGAGATCGCCGTGGTCGAGGCGAACGGTTGCGCCGTAGGCGTTGAGATTGATGACGATGCCGTTCGACGAATCGCTCACTGCGGCGTTTGCGGCGCTTCGGGCTGCGGCGAAACGAAGATCAAGGCTTCGTTCGGCCGCACCAGACGCAGGCGATCGTGAATTTCGGGTATCGCGCCCTGCGGATCGGCCAAGCGCCGGAGCTCGCGCTCCTGTTCGCTGCGACGCCGTTGTAGCGCCACAATGTCGGAGTGAATCGAAGAGAGTTCGCGCGCGGTCGTCAAATTTTCGCCGATCGCGCGGGCAAACTGAATTGCGACCAGGGTGATGACGAGCACGGCGAGGGCGGCAGCGGTCATGCGTCCGGCAAAACGAAGAACGGGCGAAGCGCGACGGCTTACTGGACTTTTCGTAGAGACCCCGATCCTTCGGCTTGCCATTCACCGACGCGGCGATACTTTTGATAGCGCTCGTCGAGGAGCCGTTCTGGCGAGAGCGGCGCTAAACGCGTTAGCGCGAGGGCAATCGCATCGAGCGTGGCGGTCACCACTGTGTCGGCGTCGCGGTGCGCGCCGCCGATCGGCTCGGCGATGATTTCGTCGACGACACCGAAGCGGTGCAAATCATCGGCGGTTAACTTCAACCGCGATGCGGCTTCTTCCGCTTTGCTCGCATCGGACCAGAGGATCGCGGCACAGCCTTCGGGCGATGCCACCGAATAGGTGCTGTGCTGCAACATCACGACATGGTCGGCGATTGCCAGCGCCAGGGCGCCGCCGGAACCGCCTTCGCCAATGACGACCGCGACGATCGGCACGCGCGCCGTGGCAAAGACTTGCAAACACGCCGCGATCGCTTCGGACTGCGCGTGCTCCTCGGAAGAGATGCCGGGATCGGCGCCCTTCGTATCGACGAAGGTTACGATCGGCAGCCTCAAGTGCGCCGCCAGGCGCGCCAACCTGCTGGTCTTGCGATAGCCTTCGGGAGTGGGCATGCCGAAGTTGCGGCGCAGATTCTCGCGCGTGTCGCGGCCCCGCTGCTGACCGATCACCATCACGGGACGCCCGCGCAAGCGCGCGAAGCCGCCAACAATGGATGGGTCGTCGCGGAAATGGCGATCGCCGTGCAGCTCGTCGAAACGGTCGAAGCGCGCGATGTAATCCAAGGTGGTGGGCCGCGCCGGATGGCGGGCCATGTGCACCTTCTCCCAGGGCGAGAGCGAGCCGAAGAGCTCGCGGAGAATCGCTTGGTACTTCGCTTCGAGCGCGGCGATCTCGGCCGACATATCGAGCGGCTGAGCGGCGGAGGCCTCGCGCAGCTCGGCGATGCGCCGCTCGAGTTCGACCAAGCCCTTCTCGCGCTCGACGATGACGTTATTGCTCATGCACCACGTACTCGAGCAGGCGCACCACGGTCTCCTTGAGCTTGCGCCGATCGACGACCATATCGATGGCGCCTTTTTCCAACAGAAACTCGGCGGTTTGGAATTGATCGGGGAGCCGCTGGCGAATCGTTTGTTCGATCACGCGCCGTCCGGCGAAGCCGATCATCGCTTTCGATTCGGCCACGATCACGTCGGCTTGAAAGGCAAACGATGCGGCGACGCCGCCGGTCGTCGGATCGGTGAGCACCGCTAAGAAAAAGTTTCCGTCTTCCATGAATCGCGCGACGGCCGACGTCGTCTTTGCCATCTGCATGAGCGCGAGCATTCCTTCTTCCATGCGCGCACCACCCGACGCGGTGAAGAGCACGCATGGCACCCGTCGCCGGCGCGCCTCTTCGAACAAGAGCGTGATGCGCTCGCCGGTGACGCGGCCCATCGTTCCGCCGCGAAAATGAAAGTCCATCACACCCAACGCGACCGCGAAACCGCCGATCGCGCCGAATCCGCAGACGACCGATTCGCTGAGGCCGCTTTGCTCGCGATCGCCTTTGAGCTTTGCCTGATAGCTTTTTTTGTCGGTCCAACCCAGCGGATCGTTCGATACGACCTCGCCGCCGATCTCCTCGAAATCGCCGTCAACCAGCGAGGCGATGCGCGCGTATGCGCCCATGCGAAAGTGATAGCCGCAGCGCGTGCAGACATCGAGATTGGCGGTGAGGTCGCGCCGATAGAGCACCTCGCCGCACTTCGGACACTTGCTCCAGAGCGCCGAATCGTTGTTCGCCGTTGCCTTGCCGCGACGGTTTTCGCCGCTGCGCATTCCGCGCCACTCGGGCATCGCTACGACGCCTTGCGCGACTTGGCCGGTTGCGAGAGCCACGACGCGGCATAGAGCCGGCGAAGCTGGCGCAAGTAGTTGAAAATTTCGCGCTGATTGAGCTTCGACTCGCCGGCGACGCGATCGGTGAAGACGTATGGAATTTCGATGGCGCGTCCGTAATGCGCCTTGGCGATGACTTCGAGACCGATCTTGAAGCCGATCGGATCGAGGGTGACACCGTCGAGTGCGTCGCGCCGGACCAAGAAGTAGCCGCTGGTGACGTCTTTGACGCGGGTGAGCGGACGCGCGAGCCAACAAGCGACGCGCGACGTAATCACGCGGCGCGCCGGCCAATTGGCGATGCCGCCACCGTGAACGTAGCGGCTTCCGACCGCGAGTCCATATTCGCCCGATTCCAGCGCCGCAGCCATGTTCGGCAACGCGCGAACGTCGTGACTAAAATCGGCATCCATCGCTCCGAGCAACACCGATTGCGGGCGCGCAATTCTCCAGCCCTCGATGACGGCGCTCGACAATCCCAGCTTGCCGCTGCGATGTAGAGCGCGAACCGGTAACCGCTTTGAGAGTTCGTCGACGATGGCGCCCGTGCCGTCGGGGGAGTTGTCGTCAACGACGATGATCTCGCCATCGAGCGCGTTTGCGCGAAAGGTCGCATCGAGCGTACCGACCAGCTTTTCAATGCCGGCGGCCTCGTTATAGGTTGGAATGACGATCGAGAACGGGAGGGGCATGCGAACCGCTGCTTCTACGACGTCAAGGCTCCTATCACCGCCAACAGCGCCAGCGCGGCGGTATCGGTGCGGAGAATTCGCGAACCCAGCGAGACCGCCAGCGCACCATGCTGCGAC
This Candidatus Eremiobacterota bacterium DNA region includes the following protein-coding sequences:
- a CDS encoding polyprenol monophosphomannose synthase — translated: MPLPFSIVIPTYNEAAGIEKLVGTLDATFRANALDGEIIVVDDNSPDGTGAIVDELSKRLPVRALHRSGKLGLSSAVIEGWRIARPQSVLLGAMDADFSHDVRALPNMAAALESGEYGLAVGSRYVHGGGIANWPARRVITSRVACWLARPLTRVKDVTSGYFLVRRDALDGVTLDPIGFKIGLEVIAKAHYGRAIEIPYVFTDRVAGESKLNQREIFNYLRQLRRLYAASWLSQPAKSRKAS
- a CDS encoding acetyl-CoA carboxylase carboxyltransferase subunit beta, with translation MPEWRGMRSGENRRGKATANNDSALWSKCPKCGEVLYRRDLTANLDVCTRCGYHFRMGAYARIASLVDGDFEEIGGEVVSNDPLGWTDKKSYQAKLKGDREQSGLSESVVCGFGAIGGFAVALGVMDFHFRGGTMGRVTGERITLLFEEARRRRVPCVLFTASGGARMEEGMLALMQMAKTTSAVARFMEDGNFFLAVLTDPTTGGVAASFAFQADVIVAESKAMIGFAGRRVIEQTIRQRLPDQFQTAEFLLEKGAIDMVVDRRKLKETVVRLLEYVVHEQ
- a CDS encoding DUF3107 family protein, with product MAREIVVHFSDGTTLTLSHLHEAELSDALSKGARVVTLRDNTGARSLVNTAHIVRVELRG
- a CDS encoding acetyl-CoA carboxylase carboxyltransferase subunit alpha, translated to MSNNVIVEREKGLVELERRIAELREASAAQPLDMSAEIAALEAKYQAILRELFGSLSPWEKVHMARHPARPTTLDYIARFDRFDELHGDRHFRDDPSIVGGFARLRGRPVMVIGQQRGRDTRENLRRNFGMPTPEGYRKTSRLARLAAHLRLPIVTFVDTKGADPGISSEEHAQSEAIAACLQVFATARVPIVAVVIGEGGSGGALALAIADHVVMLQHSTYSVASPEGCAAILWSDASKAEEAASRLKLTADDLHRFGVVDEIIAEPIGGAHRDADTVVTATLDAIALALTRLAPLSPERLLDERYQKYRRVGEWQAEGSGSLRKVQ